One genomic segment of Ricinus communis isolate WT05 ecotype wild-type chromosome 3, ASM1957865v1, whole genome shotgun sequence includes these proteins:
- the LOC8275894 gene encoding phospholipase D alpha 1-like: MAPVLLHGILDLTIFEVDRLSGSGCSKFFCKILENVEETVGCGKGFSKLYATIDLEGTKVGRTRELKHARSDPQWDESFHIYCAHLASNVTFSIKVKDPIGSQVIGRAYLPVVELLNGEKVDKWLRILNKNHKPLHRGLKIHVRVQFLDATKRSSWSKGITSPNFSGVPYTFFPQRSGCRVTLYQDAHVPDKFNPKIFLRGDKRYAQHRCWEDIFDAICNAKHFIYITGWSVFTKISLVRDSRRPKKGGDTILGELLKKKAEEGVRVLMLVWDDKTSVKLLKKDGVMATHDEDTRSYFHNTRVNCVLCPRNPDNWKSIKQGLEISTVFTHHQKTVIVDSGLPNGELEKRRIISFIGGIDLCDGRYDTQFHSIFRTLDSAHRNDFHQPSFSNASIAKGGPREPWHDIHCRLDGPVAWDVLTNFEQRWRKQGGKEELLLQVRELNDIFVPQSLAMFPEDNETWNVQLFRSIDGGSTYGFPDDPEAAARVGLINWKDNIIDRSIQDAYINAIRRAKNFIYIENQYFLGSSFNWKSNGTKVEEVGALHLIPKELSLKIVNKIEAGERFSVYIVIPMWPEGIPESGSVQAILKWQNKTMEMMYSGIAEALQAKELDSNPKDYLSFFCLGNRETEKSGEYSPPGKPEHNTDYRRAQEARRFMIYVHAKMMIVDDEYIIIGSANINQRSMDGARDSEIAMGAYQPYHLSTRQAARGQIHGLRMSLWYEHLGKLDDSFYHPETLECVRKVNQIATKYWDLYASENLEHDLPGHLLTYPIGVDSNGKITELPGIEFFPDTKAKIFGSKSELLPSIITT, from the exons ATGGCTCCTGTTCTGCTTCATGGAATACTTGATCTCACCATTTTTGAAGTCGATAGGCTTTCTGGTTCAGGCTGCTCCAAGTTTTTTTGCAAG ATACTGGAAAACGTTGAAGAGACTGTTGGATGTGGAAAAGGATTCTCTAAATTGTATGCTACAATTGATTTAGAAGGAACTAAAGTTGGCAGAACTAGAGAGTTGAAGCATGCACGATCTGATCCACAGTGGGACGAATCTTTCCACATTTACTGTGCTCACTTGGCTTCAAATGTTACATTCTCTATCAAAGTAAAAGATCCGATTGGGTCACAAGTGATCGGAAGAGCTTATTTGCCTGTTGTAGAACTTCTTAATGGCGAAAAAGTAGATAAATGGCTCAGAATCTTGAACAAGAATCATAAACCTCTACACAGAGGCTTAAAGATTCATGTCAGAGTTCAATTTCTTGATGCAACTAAAAGAAGTAGCTGGTCTAAAGGAATTACAAGTCCAAATTTTTCAGGTGTACCTTACACATTCTTTCCTCAAAGAAGTGGTTGCAGAGTTACCCTCTATCAAGATGCTCATGTTCCTGACAAATTTAACCCAAAGATCTTTCTTCGGGGAGATAAGCGCTATGCACAGCACCGATGCTGGGAAGATATTTTCGATGCAATATGTAATGCTAAGCACTTTATTTACATTACAGGATGGTCTGTTTTTACTAAAATCAGTTTGGTGAGGGACTCGAGGAGACCCAAAAAGGGAGGAGATACGATTCTAGGGGAGTTACTAAAGAAAAAGGCCGAGGAAGGTGTTAGAGTGCTAATGCTTGTTTGGGATGACAAAACTTCCGTCAAGTTACTAAAGAAGGATGGAGTAATGGCCACACATGATGAAGATACCAGAAGTTATTTCCATAACACGAGAGTTAACTGCGTGTTATGTCCGCGAAATCCTGATAATTGGAAGAGTATTAAACAAGGTCTTGAGATTTCTACAGTATTCACTCATCATCAGAAGACTGTGATTGTGGATAGTGGATTGCCAAATGGAGAATTAGAAAAGAGGAGAATTATAAGTTTCATTGGTGGTATTGATCTGTGTGATGGAAGATATGATACTCAATTTCACTCCATCTTCAGGACTTTAGATTCAGCGCATAGAAATGACTTTCATCAGCCTAGTTTCTCGAACGCATCGATTGCTAAGGGAGGACCAAGGGAGCCTTGGCATGACATTCATTGCCGGTTAGATGGACCTGTTGCTTGGGATGTATTAACCAATTTTGAGCAGAGGTGGAGAAAGCAAGGTGGGAAAGAAGAATTGCTTCTTCAAGTAAGAGAACTTAATGACATTTTCGTACCTCAGTCTCTTGCTATGTTTCCTGAAGACAATGAGACATGGAATGTTCAGTTGTTCCGATCTATTGATGGGGGCTCTACATATGGCTTTCCTGATGATCCTGAAGCCGCAGCTAGAGTTGGTCTTATCAATTGGAAGGATAATATTATTGACAGAAGCATTCAGGATGCTTATATCAATGCCATTCGGCGGgcaaagaattttatttatattgaaaatcaatactTTCTTGGAAGCTCATTTAACTGGAAATCTAATGGCACTAAGGTTGAAGAGGTTGGTGCTTTGCATCTAATTCCGAAAGAGCTTTCGTTAAAGATCGTTAACAAGATTGAAGCTGGAGAAAGATTTAGTGTGTATATTGTCATCCCAATGTGGCCAGAAGGTATACCAGAAAGTGGATCAGTTCAAGCTATATTAAAATGGCAAAATAAGACGATGGAGATGATGTATAGTGGAATAGCTGAAGCACTTCAGGCCAAGGAGCTTGACTCAAATCCAAAAGATTACTTGTCTTTCTTTTGCCTTGGAAATCGAGAGACAGAGAAGAGTGGGGAGTATTCACCTCCTGGGAAACCTGAACATAATACAGATTACAGAAGAGCTCAGGAAGCCAGGCGGTTCATGATCTATGTTCATGCCAAGATGATGATCG TGGATGATGAATACATAATAATCGGATCCGCCAACATTAATCAACGATCAATGGATGGTGCAAGAGATTCAGAGATAGCAATGGGAGCATATCAACCATATCATTTGAGTACCAGGCAGGCAGCAAGGGGTCAAATTCATGGATTAAGAATGTCATTGTGGTACGAGCACTTAGGCAAGCTTGACGACTCTTTCTATCATCCTGAAACCCTGGAATGTGTACGAAAGGTGAACCAAATTGCTACCAAGTACTGGGATCTGTACGCATCAGAGAATCTAGAACATGATTTGCCAGGCCATTTGCTTACTTATCCTATTGGAGTCGATAGTAATGGGAAGATTACAGAGCTTCCAGGAATTGAATTTTTCCCCGACACAAAGGCTAAGATTTTTGGCTCCAAATCTGAGTTGCTTCCTTCTATCATTACTACTTAA